The proteins below come from a single Cannabis sativa cultivar Pink pepper isolate KNU-18-1 chromosome 3, ASM2916894v1, whole genome shotgun sequence genomic window:
- the LOC115709519 gene encoding uncharacterized protein LOC115709519: MAEIEWGQTSGKKVRQPPSVPFLWEVRPGMPKKDWKPEVTSPTPISTPPLKLIASVPFQWEEKPGTPLPSFSQPPKESLTALFPLPPTYGYFSKDDEVDENDKDYSSSDNNDGEYDNRSLFKMDLETFGSETDESYHSPSVLANCLVSAATSAAGPAHNTYLTEDINSDMLDSPSSLASETDSSTGSYATGHSSLVGASFLECLFPLIPPNSGFLGKVGQPEEFEAPQEVWNQKFDHQNNDSHMIRRPQTLGELIMMSRRRSYRRKAVQMRKQNLSMEFTKGGAFGCCIFGYGNKMIEEMGIKRKQLPRLKLAW, from the exons ATGGCAGAGATAGAATGGGGACAGACTTCAGGGAAGAAGGTAAGGCAACCACCTTCAGTTCCATTTCTATGGGAAGTAAGGCCAGGGATGCCTAAAAAGGACTGGAAACCAGAGGTTACTTCACCTACACCAATTTCCACTCCTCCACTCAAGCTCATTGCCTCAGTTCCTTTCCAGTGGGAAGAAAAGCCAGGGACACCACTACCTTCTTTTTCACAGCCACCAAAAGAATCACTAACTGCACTTTTTCCATTACCACCAACATATGGTTACTTCTCCAAGGATGATGAAGTTGATGAAAATGACAAAGATTACAGCAGCAGTGATAATAATGATGGAGAATATGATAATCGAAGTCTGTTTAAAATGGATCTCGAAACATTTGGTTCGGAAACAGATGAATCATATCATTCTCCTTCTGTCCTAGCAAACTGCCTGGTGTCGGCTGCGACTTCTGCCGCTGGTCCAGCACACAACACTTATTTAACTGAAGACATCAACAGTGATATGCTAGACTCCCCATCTTCACTAGCATCAGAAACAGATAGCAGTACAGGCAGCTATGCAACTGGACATTCAAGCCTTGTGGGGGCTTCTTTCCTGGAATGCCTCTTCCCATTGATTCCACCTAATTCTGGATTTCTTGGAAAGGTTGGGCAACCAGAGGAGTTTGAGGCACCGCAAGAAGTGTGGAATCAAAAGTTTGATCATCAAAATAACGACAGTCACATGATAAGGAGGCCACAAACACTAGGGGAGCTGATAATGATGAGCCGAAGGAGGAGCTACCGAAGAAAGGCTGTTCAAATGAGAAAACAGAATCTGTCAATG GAATTCACAAAGGGGGGAGCTTTTGGGTGCTGCATCTTTGGATATGGCAACAAGATGATAGAAGAAATGGGCATCAAGAGGAAGCAATTGCCCCGACTGAAGCTGGCATGGTAA